The following nucleotide sequence is from Thermogemmatispora onikobensis.
GGCCATCCTCCTGAAGGCGCACAACCTCCTGTCTGCCCAACTCGCCAATGGTCTGGCCAGCGCCGGCGCGGGTCGTCAAGAGCTAGAGTTTTTCGCGACGCTGCAGAACCTGCTCAACGGCCAGGCCGTCTCGCTGCCGCCGCGGCACCGCTATCAGCCGCTGCTAGAAGTCATCAAGCACGGAATCAGCCTCTACTTTAGCGATCCCGATCATCATGGGCATCGTCAGCAGCGGGCCTCGGACAGAGGCTAGTCCCAGCCGTCCCATCATACGCTTGCAGCTTGCTCTGGCGAGAGAAACAACCCAGCAAGCAAAGAAAGATGCGCTGTCTCGCTGAGCTGGTCGTACGCCTGGTCATCGTGGAGGGGTCTACAGAATGTCAGAATAGAAGAGGAGAAGAGCCAAAAAGCTGGTATATCGGCAGTAGAAATACTGATAGTAGGGTGAAACTAAACATTGTATCGTAGTAAGAAATACTGATTCAGATTGACCGGCTGGGACTGCGCGCCTTATGAAGCAAGGCATGAAGCGCACGATTCCCAGCCTGGTCAATCTTCTCAAGAAGAAAGGGGAATCCATGCAAGAGCCACAGCGAGAGCAAGGGCCGGGACAGGCGCCGCCAGTCCAGCCAGCCATGCTTATAGGAGGGTCCATGCAGGCTGGAAGCAGGAGGCAAAGTGGCACTATTCTGCGTGCCAGCCTGCTTATGGCGATCGCCTTCTTCTGCATCCTGCTCATCTTTAATGCCTGTGCAATCTCCCCTGTCGCGGTGCCACTCAGTCAAGCCACCAGGTTCATTGCCGGGAATCTGAGCCAGTCCACCCAGGCAGCTATCACGCTGGAAGGCATCCTCTATAGTCTGATCTTCAACGTGCCGACAGACCTGCTGGCCGCCGGTGTCTATCTCGGAGCGGGGATCGTCATGGGGCGTCGCGGCAACACCATGGGCACGATCATGCTCACAGCCGGCCTGGCGACACTCTGGTTTATCCTGCTTGATGCGCTGGTCTCGCTCATCTTCGTTATCATCAGCTTCATGATGGAATCGATCTCGCTCGCTATGATAGGGAATCTCCTGGGCAGCTTCGACTTTCTCGCTTCCTACTTTGGCTTCCTGGGGTTTAACCTCCTCATGGTCCTCGTCTTCGGTCTCAGTTTGGCGGCCTTTGGGGGCGTGCTTGGGAGACCAAGGAGGCCAGCGCCCTCGGCTCCCTATGGCTATGGGTGGCCGGGAGCCTATCCGAGGCAGATGCCTTACCCCGCGCCGCCGGGAGCTGTGCCGCCACCAGGCTGGAGACCCGGGGCAGTGTTTGGGCAGCCGGCTCAGCCGGCCCCGAGACAAGAGCCAGCTGCCGGGGCAGGACCAGAGTCGTCACCAGTGCAGGATCAGGAGCCGCCGGCCTCTCCATCTCCCAACTCATCCGAAGCGTAGCCCCCACTGGACAACACCAGACGATGCGCTTATACTTGCTTACAGAGTGATCATCAGCAATGAGACTACGTCAGTCGGCCAGAGCTCAGGCGTAGTCTCACATGCTGTCTTGTCGCCACCACCTGCCAAAGGAAGGCCGCCTCATGGACGCCGAGCGCGTGCCCCCATCGGAGCCAGAGCCTCCGATGCCAGAGGGCGAAGAGCCGGTCCCTGGCATGGGAACCCTGCCGGGGCGAGCGGCGCAGGCGTTAACGGCAGCCGGCTATGCTCCAGGGAAGAGTGGCCTCTGGTCGGGGGCTGATCCCGTCCTGCGCAACCTCCTCATCATCCTTATCGCCGCCTGGTATGTGGTCCTGCTGCTGCCCGTCAACCAGGTCCTGTTTGTCCTCGGCACTCCGCTGGCCGACTTCCTCATGGAGCGCTTTGATGCTGGTGATGTAGGCGCTTTCATCACTGCCTACACCTTCTGGGCCTGCCTCTGGCAAAGCATGTTTGCCATCATGTGCTACTTCGCCTGCGGCTGGCCTCCGATCGCCCGAGAGGGGCAGCCGTCGCATCCCCACGGCCCTGGCCCGGCCCTGCGCGCCACCTACTGGTACCTGCTGGCCGATGCCATCCTCTTCTTCCCCTTCTTGATCCTCTACCTCTTCATCTACAGCGGCTTTCAGATCGGGCCAGTCCTCTACTTTCTCTTCTTCCCAGGTGTCCTGCTGTCTGCGATCCTCTTCCTGCTCCTGGGCGGCCTCTTCCTCAACGCCCTGCTCGCCCTCACCCTGGGCCTGGGGGCCTACTGGCTGGCGGCGAGACTGGGAGGCCAGACCAGCAGCAAGCGAAGGCGTGAGCGAGGAAAGGAAGCCGGGGGGCCGGCGCTCACCAGCCCTGCTCGCGATAAATCTTCAGGGTCTGCTGATCGCCCGGCACATAGCTCACCATAGAGTAGCTGCTCATCCCCGTAAAGACCGTCGTAGCCGTGCGCAACGTCAGGCGGCCCAGCTCGCTATGCTGCACCTGGAAGACGAAGGAGGGGGCAGGCTTCCCGGTGGGATAGGCAGCCGAAGCAATGCGCTTAAACTCCGGCAACTCCCGCAGGCGGCGCCACAGCTCCTTATACTCAGGCAAATGGGTCATCGTATGCGTATTGTACAGAAAGTCGCTCACCAGGCGGCGGGCCAGATCCTCCCAGCCGTGGAAGCGGCGGCGCATCTGAGGATCGAAGACGAACTCCAGCAGATGCAATTTAGGATGCTGCTCAGCCAGATGGGGATCGATCTCAAAGAGGCGAAGAGAAGCAACATTCCACGAATGGAGGAACCAGAGGCGATCGAGCGAATGCGCCGGGTACGAGGTACTCTGAACCAACAAGCTTGCCAGCTCGCCCAACTCGAGCAGAGCGCTGGTCAGGCGGTCCAGCTCCACATGCTGGCCGGTCAGGCGAGTATAGGCGTCATAGAAGCGCTGGCACTCCTCGCCCTGCAGCTCCAGCGCGCGGGCAATATTGCGCACCACATGCGGGGAGGGATTGGTGCGCATACCCACCTCCAGGTGATAGATATACGTACGTGAAAGGCGGCTGGCCTGAGCGAGCTGGCCCTGAGAGAGGCCATGCTGCTGGCGCAGCTCGGTCAAGAGGCGAGCGAACTCAGAGCGCTCAACGGCCTCAGTGCTCCGACTCATCGCTGAACCATCCTTG
It contains:
- a CDS encoding MmyB family transcriptional regulator, with product MSRSTEAVERSEFARLLTELRQQHGLSQGQLAQASRLSRTYIYHLEVGMRTNPSPHVVRNIARALELQGEECQRFYDAYTRLTGQHVELDRLTSALLELGELASLLVQSTSYPAHSLDRLWFLHSWNVASLRLFEIDPHLAEQHPKLHLLEFVFDPQMRRRFHGWEDLARRLVSDFLYNTHTMTHLPEYKELWRRLRELPEFKRIASAAYPTGKPAPSFVFQVQHSELGRLTLRTATTVFTGMSSYSMVSYVPGDQQTLKIYREQGW